The sequence TTTTGCGCGGGTCCGGCATCCGCATTGGCGACGGGGTCTGCTTGCATATCGGCGGCTGCCGCAGCCGCATCGACCGGGAGCTCCACCACGAACGTACTGCCTTTGCCCGGCTCGCTGCCGGCACGGATGGTACCGCCCAGCAATGCGCAGAATTCATGACACAGCGACAGACCGAGGCCGGTACCGCCGTACTTCTTGGTGGTCGAGGAATCCGCCTGCACAAAGGGCTCGAATACCGCATCGAGCTGTTCCGCGGTCATGCCGATGCCGGTATCGCTCACCCGAAAGCGCAGCCAGGGCATGCCTGCCTGGTCGAAGCTCTCGAAATCGATGTCCACCATGCCGTTATCGGTGAATTTGCAGGCATTGCTCAGCAGGTTCGAGAAAATCTGCCGGAAACGCGTCTGATCGCTGACGATGCCGGCCGCGAGCGGTTCGCCCGTGATGCTGATGGTGTTGTTGTTGCGCCGGGCGAGCGATTGCATGGTGGTCGCGAGTTCGTGCAGCACATCCAGCGCATCGAAGGGTTCGCGATACAGCGTCATCTTTCCGGTCTCGATCTTCGCCAGGTCGAGCACGTTGTTGATCAGCGACAGGAGATGCTGGCCGGCGGTATGGATACGCTGCATGTCCGCCGCCAGTTCGTCCGCGGGCAGCTCGGGTTCTTCCGCTGCCATTTCCACCAGCATCTCGCTGTAGCCGATGATTGCGTTCAGCGGGGTGCGCAGTTCGTGACTCATATTGGCCAGGAAGCCGCTCTTGGCGGCGTTGGCACGATCAGCCTGTACCCGCGCTTCCTGTACTTCGGCAACCGCGGCCTGCAGCTTGGCCGCCATGTCGTTGAACGCCGTCGCCAGCTGGCCGAATTCATCGCTCGAGAGAATCGGTATGCGGTACTCGAGATCTCCGCCACCGACCCGGACGGTGCCTTCGCGCAGACGCCGCAGCGATTCGTTGGTATGGCGGGTCAGCAGGAAGCCGAGCAGCGCGGTGAGCGCGATGGAGCTCAGGAACACCGCCAGCGTGACACGCCCGGTAACCCGGCCGGTGCGTTCCACCAGCCCGCTCTGCGCCCGCGATACATCCACGACCGCCGTCTCGAAACGATTGAGCACGGCCAGTGTCTGCCCGTGGAGGGTTTTCAGATCCTCGGCCGAGATCGTGCGCCGTGCCGGCCGGCGCAGATCCTGCAGGAACTGCTCCCAGTCGCGAAACAGTACCGTGGACTGGGTCGCCAGTGCCTGGTAGGCGTCGCGTGAATTCTGGTTGGTGTTGCGCGCCATGCGCCCGATCAGCGCGCGCATCTCGGTGATCTCGCGTGCTGCGCGCTCGGCTTCACCGGCGGAGATACCCTGGCCGGCTGAATCGCGCAACGTGGCCAATACCAGCAGTTGCTTGTGCAGGCTGTCGAGATCCTGGCGCAGAGTCGCCGTGTTGACCTGTCCGCGCACCGCATCGCTGACCGCATCGAGCGACTCGCGGATGGTGTGATTGCCGATGGAGAAGGTCACCACGTTCACCGCGAACAGGGCGAGAACGCCGAAGATCGCGAGGCTGAGCCGTTTGGCCAGTGTCATGGGCGTGGCCCCGGTCCGCGCTCG comes from Gammaproteobacteria bacterium and encodes:
- a CDS encoding response regulator codes for the protein MTLAKRLSLAIFGVLALFAVNVVTFSIGNHTIRESLDAVSDAVRGQVNTATLRQDLDSLHKQLLVLATLRDSAGQGISAGEAERAAREITEMRALIGRMARNTNQNSRDAYQALATQSTVLFRDWEQFLQDLRRPARRTISAEDLKTLHGQTLAVLNRFETAVVDVSRAQSGLVERTGRVTGRVTLAVFLSSIALTALLGFLLTRHTNESLRRLREGTVRVGGGDLEYRIPILSSDEFGQLATAFNDMAAKLQAAVAEVQEARVQADRANAAKSGFLANMSHELRTPLNAIIGYSEMLVEMAAEEPELPADELAADMQRIHTAGQHLLSLINNVLDLAKIETGKMTLYREPFDALDVLHELATTMQSLARRNNNTISITGEPLAAGIVSDQTRFRQIFSNLLSNACKFTDNGMVDIDFESFDQAGMPWLRFRVSDTGIGMTAEQLDAVFEPFVQADSSTTKKYGGTGLGLSLCHEFCALLGGTIRAGSEPGKGSTFVVELPVDAAAAAADMQADPVANADAGPAQNRHTAAHTVLVIDDDADARDITARVLRQEGCHVLEADNGNDGLRLAREQRPDLIVLDLVMPGVDGWAVLSVLKDNDETRDIPVILQSMLDARDKGLKHGAAEFLDKPVNRRRLAETLERLTPRDRAGHVLLIESASDARDKLIAGLCNQGWYVSSTEHTGEALAISRQNPPDLILLSLGLPSEDVFSLAEELGRNRSLRKVPVFVLEGAGLHANARERLGAQLDQLILHEGTDIDSVLARTGQLADDAANQPPSTLSARS